Proteins encoded together in one Pyxidicoccus trucidator window:
- a CDS encoding VTT domain-containing protein, with translation MLVSVGGLVMLRFLGPDFIDQQHIAAVLEPFGKAAPLAYIAFLTIRPVTLLPGQLLTAVGGMMFGTLAATLYSLTGSFLSAILLFGVARKVGTRPMKRLAGGKYPALVRAAKRHDFLFALLACINPLCPTDVMLVAAAASGARLWPSLAGIMIGTIPGTFLTAQFGSGLAQGRTVMTVVSAVGLGVSLVLGVFIGRRFYKEINDAPEEDPNAPAHASGTPPDKVPVARVRPEPSKQDSGVPATW, from the coding sequence ATGCTCGTGTCCGTGGGAGGCCTGGTGATGCTCCGGTTCCTCGGACCGGACTTCATCGACCAGCAACACATTGCCGCCGTCCTGGAGCCTTTCGGGAAGGCGGCTCCCCTGGCGTACATTGCCTTTCTCACGATCCGCCCGGTGACGCTGCTCCCCGGTCAGCTGCTGACCGCGGTGGGCGGGATGATGTTCGGGACGCTCGCAGCGACCCTCTATTCACTAACGGGCAGCTTCCTGTCTGCCATCCTGCTCTTCGGGGTGGCGCGAAAGGTAGGCACCCGGCCCATGAAGCGCCTGGCTGGCGGCAAGTACCCCGCGCTGGTGCGAGCCGCGAAGCGCCATGACTTCCTCTTCGCGCTGCTGGCCTGCATCAACCCCCTGTGCCCCACGGACGTCATGCTGGTGGCCGCGGCGGCGAGTGGCGCGAGGCTGTGGCCCTCCCTCGCCGGAATCATGATCGGCACGATTCCCGGCACCTTCCTCACCGCGCAGTTCGGCAGTGGGCTGGCGCAGGGCCGCACGGTGATGACCGTCGTCTCCGCGGTGGGGCTGGGCGTGTCGCTGGTGCTCGGTGTGTTCATCGGCAGGCGCTTCTACAAGGAGATCAACGACGCACCCGAAGAAGACCCGAACGCGCCGGCCCACGCGTCGGGGACGCCGCCGGACAAGGTGCCGGTGGCGCGGGTGCGGCCGGAGCCGTCGAAGCAGGACAGCGGTGTTCCCGCCACCTGGTAG
- a CDS encoding general stress protein, with translation MSDKDNKGSMTVAEAGRKGGETVRNERGREFYETIGRKGGATVKAERGRSFYEEIGRKGGETVKAERGAKFYEEIGKKGGDRVKATRGPNFYEEIGRKGGQKVKKLIEEGKRAARAAMVAAEGGTPEGTAPAAPSAPAAPPASEPAGQGQGNE, from the coding sequence ATGTCGGACAAGGACAACAAGGGCAGCATGACGGTGGCCGAAGCGGGCCGTAAGGGCGGCGAGACTGTCCGCAACGAGCGAGGCCGGGAGTTCTACGAGACCATCGGCCGCAAGGGCGGCGCGACGGTGAAGGCCGAGCGCGGTCGTTCCTTCTACGAGGAGATTGGCCGCAAGGGCGGCGAGACGGTGAAGGCCGAGCGCGGCGCGAAGTTCTACGAGGAGATCGGCAAGAAGGGCGGGGATCGCGTCAAGGCGACCCGCGGGCCGAACTTCTACGAGGAGATCGGCCGCAAGGGCGGGCAGAAGGTGAAGAAGCTCATCGAGGAGGGCAAGCGCGCGGCTCGCGCCGCGATGGTGGCCGCCGAGGGAGGCACGCCGGAAGGCACGGCTCCCGCGGCGCCCTCCGCTCCCGCGGCTCCTCCGGCTTCCGAGCCGGCCGGCCAGGGCCAGGGTAACGAGTAG
- a CDS encoding HEAT repeat domain-containing protein produces the protein MRDDDLEETRRGARPDDLASLRRLDAALVHSGFRMEGRTVREWIADFAQVRARWFDSSEAVGRVLEAGLGAVPALVDTLRTPRLDVPPKADASVRAQCIETLGRLEPLPTCAVPALLEALRLPSARVRWMALTVLIRMRPRATAAALRALLPCLQDKHDARLRSLAAQALAVVDGPLPDVVRSVALTRLEDSDPHARRNALQLLGRFPGDAEVVTALEEQSILDDANRLEALRILATLEPVRAIPLLLELARKAAENRPEDARLGQRDAFFVLLSRREEGLRALLTLGRLGVRGLPAIPGLLELTALSLLAPYVDAAIDDIARDVLRRRAPALAPGQVQDPRVTALLRALPPPREPSEAPAKSVAHWAAGLRELGPELTVRVALAAARRVLGLWEYQQPSNDGARRAVMAMDRWVCQPSEDHVRSARHHGNIIPSQMSSPDAFSAAWSVTYATLCLPSEEPASSQQALLEESEGGALASCVYAASRALSRESVITWALGGSQESPTPLQPHQATRELRQAILDEVLPWALGTWDPVKDTVRLADALRARDGKALPTS, from the coding sequence ATGCGCGACGACGACCTCGAAGAGACACGGCGCGGGGCCCGGCCGGACGACCTCGCCTCCCTCCGACGCCTGGATGCCGCCCTGGTGCACTCGGGCTTCCGGATGGAGGGCAGGACGGTGCGCGAGTGGATTGCCGACTTCGCCCAGGTGCGCGCGCGGTGGTTCGACTCCAGCGAAGCCGTGGGGCGCGTGCTCGAAGCCGGGCTGGGGGCGGTGCCGGCGCTCGTGGACACGCTGCGGACGCCGAGGCTGGACGTCCCGCCGAAGGCGGACGCGAGCGTCCGCGCGCAGTGCATCGAGACGCTCGGACGTCTCGAGCCCCTGCCCACGTGCGCGGTCCCCGCTCTCCTGGAGGCGCTGCGCCTGCCGAGCGCGCGCGTGCGGTGGATGGCGCTCACGGTGCTCATCCGGATGCGCCCCCGCGCCACCGCCGCCGCCCTCCGCGCTCTCCTCCCCTGCCTCCAGGACAAGCATGACGCGCGGCTAAGGAGCCTGGCCGCGCAGGCGCTGGCGGTGGTCGACGGCCCCCTGCCCGACGTCGTGCGGAGCGTGGCACTGACGCGGCTGGAGGACTCCGACCCGCACGCGCGCCGCAATGCCCTCCAGTTGCTGGGCCGCTTCCCGGGTGACGCGGAGGTCGTCACGGCCCTGGAGGAGCAGTCCATCCTGGACGACGCCAACCGCCTCGAAGCGCTGCGAATCCTCGCGACGCTGGAGCCGGTGCGAGCCATTCCCCTGCTGCTGGAGCTGGCCCGGAAGGCGGCGGAGAACCGACCCGAGGATGCGCGCCTGGGACAGCGGGACGCCTTCTTCGTATTGCTGAGTCGGCGCGAGGAGGGGCTGCGTGCGCTGCTCACCCTCGGCCGGCTGGGCGTGCGGGGCCTGCCCGCCATTCCAGGGCTCCTCGAGCTGACGGCCCTCTCCCTTCTGGCCCCCTACGTGGACGCGGCCATCGACGACATCGCCCGCGACGTGCTCCGCCGCCGTGCGCCAGCCCTCGCCCCGGGGCAGGTCCAGGACCCACGCGTCACGGCGCTGCTACGAGCGCTGCCGCCACCCCGGGAGCCCTCCGAGGCCCCGGCGAAGAGCGTCGCGCACTGGGCCGCGGGGCTGCGGGAGCTCGGCCCCGAGCTGACCGTTCGTGTCGCCCTGGCCGCCGCGCGCCGGGTGCTGGGGCTGTGGGAATACCAGCAGCCGAGCAACGACGGGGCCCGGCGGGCCGTCATGGCGATGGACCGGTGGGTATGTCAGCCCTCCGAGGACCACGTCCGGAGCGCCCGGCATCACGGGAACATCATTCCCAGTCAGATGTCCTCGCCGGACGCCTTCTCCGCGGCCTGGTCGGTGACGTACGCCACCCTCTGCCTCCCTTCGGAGGAGCCCGCCTCCTCCCAGCAAGCGCTGCTCGAGGAGAGCGAGGGAGGCGCTCTCGCCTCGTGCGTCTACGCCGCGAGCCGCGCGCTCAGCCGCGAGTCCGTCATCACCTGGGCCCTGGGCGGAAGCCAGGAGTCCCCCACGCCGCTCCAGCCCCACCAGGCGACGAGGGAGCTCCGGCAGGCCATCCTGGACGAGGTGTTGCCCTGGGCCCTGGGCACATGGGATCCCGTGAAGGACACGGTCCGCCTCGCGGACGCGCTGCGGGCCCGCGACGGGAAGGCCCTCCCGACCTCGTGA
- a CDS encoding LysR family transcriptional regulator: MDLFAGVIPFVHVAEERSFRKAAARLGVTTAAVSKAVRRLEEDVGARLLERTSRQVALTPEGAEFLERAREAVAQVRAARETVAQAQRAPRGPLTVSLSYILAPVVLPRLARLQSRYPQLTLHVRMDDRFSRMVDEHIDVALRVGELEDSSLVARRLLHTRWVTLASPAHLARHGTPASPAELSRHPCLKFVDPRGLARDWVFLREPGGAPEAVRTQLAMDVNHGPALLDLAAAGAGLCQVLDFMLDARARDGRLVEVLAEYSAEGPPVHALCIPGRQAVPRVQALLQLLSEELRPGGRTESGTFQRVGASNR, from the coding sequence ATGGATTTGTTCGCGGGTGTCATCCCCTTCGTCCACGTGGCCGAGGAGCGCAGCTTCCGGAAGGCGGCGGCGCGGCTCGGTGTCACCACGGCGGCGGTGAGCAAGGCGGTGCGCAGGCTGGAGGAGGACGTGGGCGCCAGGCTGTTGGAGCGCACGTCCCGGCAGGTGGCCCTCACGCCCGAGGGCGCGGAGTTCCTCGAGCGCGCCCGGGAGGCGGTGGCCCAGGTGCGCGCGGCCCGCGAGACGGTGGCCCAGGCCCAGCGCGCGCCCCGGGGCCCGCTCACCGTGTCGCTGTCGTACATCCTGGCCCCCGTGGTGCTGCCCCGCCTGGCGCGGCTGCAGTCCCGCTATCCGCAGCTGACGCTCCATGTCCGCATGGATGACCGCTTCAGCCGCATGGTGGACGAGCACATCGACGTGGCCCTGCGCGTGGGTGAATTGGAGGACTCCAGCCTCGTGGCGCGGCGGCTGCTCCACACGCGGTGGGTGACGCTGGCTTCGCCCGCGCACCTCGCCCGCCATGGCACCCCCGCGAGCCCGGCGGAGCTGTCACGCCACCCGTGCCTGAAGTTCGTGGACCCTCGCGGCCTGGCGCGGGACTGGGTGTTCCTGCGCGAGCCCGGCGGCGCTCCGGAGGCGGTGCGCACGCAGCTGGCCATGGACGTCAATCACGGCCCCGCGCTGCTGGACCTCGCCGCCGCCGGCGCCGGGCTGTGCCAGGTGCTGGACTTCATGCTCGACGCGCGCGCGCGGGACGGGCGGCTGGTGGAGGTGCTCGCCGAATACTCGGCGGAAGGCCCGCCCGTGCATGCGCTGTGCATCCCCGGCCGGCAGGCCGTGCCCCGGGTGCAGGCGCTGCTGCAGCTGCTGTCGGAGGAGCTGCGACCCGGGGGCCGCACGGAGTCGGGAACCTTTCAGCGGGTGGGTGCGTCCAACCGTTGA
- a CDS encoding sodium:proton exchanger, translating to MQALLVLLSIAALSLLASSRALDPGRFPALARLAASGFLFLIFGVLMGPSVAGLLSTRNLDGLRPVVALCLGASGVILGLNLEPRLLRLLPRPVYSAALAHAGTAFLFVAVPLVAPILLTSGLSPQAAVGAAALLGAAASLSSGHFAVLAYRSGRMDRARGLGVALLTMLDDAVGLGVLALALVLGASTQVGEGLGLVCLALLLGVMCGALLAFLTHSLKDLAELTTVTLGGVALVGGAAAYLRVSALLAGVACGATLALVGGRTVERVARALGRVERPAFLVLVFLVGCGVHARDWGAWALVPGFVGLRFLGKVLGGKLAQRLVGSALELPPRLGYALIAQGGLALCLVAEYGMLVPGGLSQRVLDVVVVGAVLNELLAGPAFRQVLGPPRAATPARQDLEVAA from the coding sequence GTGCAAGCGCTGCTCGTCCTCCTCTCCATCGCGGCGCTGTCGCTGCTTGCCTCCAGTCGCGCGCTGGATCCGGGACGCTTCCCGGCTCTGGCGAGGCTGGCGGCCAGCGGCTTCCTGTTCCTCATCTTCGGCGTGCTCATGGGGCCGTCGGTGGCGGGGCTGCTCTCCACACGCAACCTGGACGGCCTGCGCCCGGTGGTGGCGCTCTGCCTGGGTGCCTCGGGAGTCATCCTCGGCCTCAACCTGGAGCCCCGGCTGCTGAGGCTCCTGCCCCGGCCGGTGTACTCGGCCGCGCTGGCGCACGCCGGCACGGCCTTCCTCTTCGTGGCGGTGCCGCTGGTGGCGCCCATCCTCCTCACGTCCGGGCTGTCTCCCCAGGCGGCGGTGGGCGCGGCGGCGCTGCTGGGCGCGGCGGCGAGCCTGTCCTCCGGCCACTTCGCGGTGCTGGCGTACCGCTCGGGGCGGATGGACCGGGCGCGCGGGCTGGGCGTGGCGCTGCTGACCATGCTGGATGACGCGGTGGGCCTGGGCGTGCTGGCGCTGGCGCTGGTGCTGGGCGCGTCCACCCAGGTGGGCGAGGGCCTGGGGCTGGTGTGCCTGGCGCTGCTGCTGGGCGTCATGTGCGGCGCGCTGCTGGCCTTCCTCACGCACTCGCTGAAGGACCTGGCGGAGCTGACGACGGTGACGCTGGGCGGGGTGGCGCTGGTGGGCGGCGCGGCGGCGTACCTGCGCGTGTCCGCGCTGCTGGCGGGCGTGGCGTGCGGTGCCACGCTGGCGCTGGTGGGCGGGCGCACGGTGGAGCGGGTGGCGCGTGCGCTCGGGCGGGTGGAGCGGCCCGCCTTCCTGGTGCTGGTGTTCCTGGTGGGCTGCGGCGTGCATGCGCGGGACTGGGGCGCGTGGGCGCTGGTGCCGGGCTTCGTGGGGCTGCGCTTCCTGGGCAAGGTGCTGGGCGGGAAGCTGGCGCAGCGGCTGGTGGGGAGCGCGCTGGAGCTGCCCCCGAGGCTGGGCTACGCGCTGATTGCCCAGGGCGGCCTGGCGCTGTGCCTGGTGGCCGAGTACGGGATGCTGGTGCCCGGCGGGCTGTCCCAGCGGGTGCTGGACGTGGTGGTGGTGGGCGCGGTGCTGAACGAGCTGCTCGCCGGCCCGGCCTTCCGGCAGGTGCTGGGCCCCCCGCGCGCGGCCACGCCTGCTCGGCAAGACCTGGAGGTGGCGGCATGA
- a CDS encoding neutral/alkaline ceramidase, with the protein MQCLSSRGWMLALALAALGGCAPKRVEPQPQALALRAQGCDGRSDFQVGTGVYDVTGPAAQVMMMGYVKAGQNTSGIHLRLRSRAFVIASPCNDRRAVFVSADLGMIFQAVKLDVVRKLRERYGEDLYSDDNVLLSATHTHAGPGGYSHYALYNHTFLGIPIIGFVPQNFDAIAEGIFQSIVRAHDNVAPGRILLATGELPGASGNRSAGAYGLNPREERARYSGDVDTAMTLLRLESSASPEPGPMSPVGMLSWFAVHATSMSNRNTLISGDNKGYASYLFEKRQDTDYGSPKTFVAAFAQSNEGDVTPNIYGGGGGRGEGDLSATVEAGRRQFDLAWRLFEDTASARPLTGGVDYRHTYVKMDDVKVAPEWADGQERRTCKAALGISMLAGTEDGRGVGKEGVRCGDPLAGFFCGVDNDPCQAEKPVVLKPGDMCPIMSPNVLPVQLVRLGNLVLVAVPFEMTTMAGRRLRETVRERLAPVGVEHVVIAGLSNAYSGYLTTRQEYAKQDYEGASTHFGPWQLAAVQQETAKLAEALASGAEVPKGPKPKSPSGLVKETRLSHTYDEVPRGDPRFGNITFGAVVSGRDVEGTYPRCGTARVTFWGGYPRNDLRTQRSYLEVQRRQEDGNWVPVAYDWDWETKYRWKSYPCPPRGACSQVTVEWDIPEDTRPGTYRIRHDGDWRPRPDDAPRPYSGMSREFSVTESVADRCPPGAARAQAVSEVEPSPAAPATAATR; encoded by the coding sequence ATGCAATGCCTGTCCTCACGCGGGTGGATGCTCGCGCTGGCGCTCGCGGCGCTGGGCGGCTGTGCACCGAAGCGGGTGGAGCCCCAGCCCCAGGCCCTCGCGCTCCGGGCCCAGGGGTGCGACGGCCGCTCGGACTTCCAGGTGGGCACGGGCGTCTACGACGTCACCGGCCCGGCGGCGCAGGTGATGATGATGGGCTACGTCAAGGCGGGACAGAACACCTCGGGCATCCACCTGCGGCTGCGCTCGCGCGCCTTCGTCATCGCCTCGCCGTGCAATGACAGGCGGGCGGTGTTCGTCAGCGCGGACCTGGGGATGATCTTCCAGGCGGTGAAGCTGGATGTGGTGCGGAAGCTCCGCGAGCGCTACGGCGAGGACCTGTACTCGGACGACAACGTGCTGCTGAGCGCCACGCACACGCACGCGGGGCCGGGCGGCTACTCGCACTACGCGCTCTACAACCACACCTTCCTGGGCATCCCCATCATCGGCTTCGTGCCGCAGAACTTCGACGCCATCGCGGAGGGCATCTTCCAGTCCATCGTCCGGGCCCACGACAACGTCGCCCCCGGGCGCATCCTCCTGGCGACGGGTGAACTGCCCGGAGCGAGCGGCAACCGCTCCGCGGGCGCGTATGGCCTCAACCCCCGGGAGGAGCGCGCGCGGTACTCGGGGGACGTGGACACGGCCATGACGCTGCTGCGGCTGGAGTCCTCCGCATCCCCGGAGCCGGGGCCGATGTCCCCCGTGGGGATGCTCAGCTGGTTCGCGGTGCACGCCACGTCCATGAGCAACCGCAACACGCTCATCAGCGGCGACAACAAGGGCTATGCGTCCTATCTCTTCGAGAAGCGCCAGGACACGGACTACGGCTCGCCGAAGACCTTCGTGGCCGCCTTCGCCCAGAGCAACGAGGGCGATGTGACGCCCAACATCTACGGCGGTGGAGGGGGCCGGGGCGAGGGGGACCTTTCCGCCACCGTCGAAGCCGGCCGCCGGCAGTTCGACCTCGCGTGGCGCCTCTTCGAGGACACCGCGAGCGCGCGGCCGCTCACGGGTGGCGTGGACTACCGGCACACGTACGTGAAGATGGACGATGTGAAGGTGGCGCCCGAGTGGGCGGACGGTCAGGAGCGCCGGACGTGCAAGGCGGCGCTGGGCATCTCCATGCTCGCGGGCACGGAGGACGGCCGGGGCGTGGGCAAAGAGGGCGTGCGCTGTGGCGACCCGCTGGCGGGCTTCTTCTGCGGCGTGGACAACGACCCGTGTCAGGCGGAGAAGCCGGTGGTGCTGAAGCCCGGGGACATGTGCCCCATCATGAGCCCCAACGTGCTGCCGGTGCAGCTGGTGCGGCTGGGCAACCTGGTGCTGGTGGCCGTGCCCTTCGAGATGACCACCATGGCGGGCCGGCGGCTGCGCGAGACGGTGCGCGAGCGGCTGGCGCCGGTGGGCGTGGAGCATGTCGTCATCGCCGGGCTGTCCAACGCGTACTCGGGCTACCTCACGACGCGCCAGGAGTACGCGAAGCAGGACTACGAAGGGGCCTCCACCCACTTCGGCCCGTGGCAGCTCGCGGCGGTGCAGCAGGAGACGGCGAAGCTGGCGGAGGCGCTCGCCTCGGGAGCGGAGGTGCCGAAGGGACCGAAGCCGAAGTCCCCCAGCGGCCTCGTGAAGGAGACCCGGCTGTCCCATACGTACGACGAGGTGCCACGGGGAGATCCTCGCTTCGGCAACATCACCTTCGGCGCCGTCGTCTCCGGCCGGGACGTGGAGGGCACCTACCCGCGCTGTGGCACGGCGCGCGTCACCTTCTGGGGAGGCTACCCGCGCAATGACCTGCGCACGCAGCGCTCCTATCTGGAGGTGCAGCGCCGGCAGGAGGACGGGAACTGGGTGCCGGTGGCGTACGACTGGGACTGGGAGACGAAGTACCGCTGGAAGAGCTACCCCTGCCCTCCTCGCGGCGCGTGCTCGCAGGTGACGGTGGAGTGGGACATTCCCGAGGACACGCGTCCGGGCACGTACCGCATCCGCCATGATGGCGATTGGCGCCCGCGCCCGGACGATGCTCCGCGCCCCTACAGCGGCATGTCGCGTGAGTTCTCCGTCACGGAGTCCGTCGCTGACCGCTGCCCGCCCGGCGCCGCCCGCGCGCAGGCCGTGTCGGAGGTAGAGCCCTCTCCCGCAGCGCCGGCAACAGCCGCCACGCGGTGA
- a CDS encoding endonuclease/exonuclease/phosphatase family protein, translating into MRIQRIAVLLFLAACGSGIRQTASGPPPFKAMTYNVLYDSSFEGVEKSVDVIEAAKPDVLCLRELTPRFAWAFERRLGKEYRQRRFVPRTGTWGVGIATRHRLLRTEVFRQRPHRMPAMEAEVLVNGRRLKVVCVHLMAPGARHHKDDGLLESLPKNASLRDKQARALVDRYAKEKMPLLLLGDMNEERGDAAMKSFASAGFAHACDGPDASCGPTWPARPALAFRFMEIDHILGRGLNLSGARVLDAGDSDHCPVAAHFDFAP; encoded by the coding sequence ATGCGCATCCAACGTATCGCGGTGCTCCTGTTCCTCGCCGCCTGTGGGAGCGGGATCCGGCAGACCGCATCGGGGCCGCCGCCCTTCAAGGCCATGACGTACAACGTGCTCTACGACTCCTCATTCGAAGGCGTGGAGAAGTCCGTGGACGTCATCGAAGCGGCGAAGCCAGATGTCCTCTGTCTGCGCGAGCTGACGCCCCGCTTCGCCTGGGCCTTCGAGCGACGACTGGGCAAGGAGTACCGCCAGCGACGCTTCGTCCCTCGCACTGGGACCTGGGGCGTGGGAATCGCCACCCGGCACCGGCTGCTGCGCACGGAGGTCTTCCGGCAGCGGCCGCACCGCATGCCTGCCATGGAAGCGGAGGTGCTCGTGAACGGGCGTCGGCTCAAAGTGGTCTGCGTCCATCTGATGGCACCGGGCGCGAGGCACCACAAGGATGACGGCCTGCTGGAGTCCCTCCCGAAGAACGCGAGCCTGCGAGACAAGCAGGCCCGGGCGCTCGTGGACCGCTATGCGAAGGAGAAGATGCCGCTGCTGCTGCTCGGGGACATGAATGAGGAGCGAGGGGACGCCGCGATGAAGTCCTTCGCCTCCGCGGGCTTCGCCCATGCCTGCGACGGACCGGACGCGAGCTGCGGACCGACGTGGCCCGCGCGACCCGCGCTGGCCTTCAGGTTCATGGAGATCGACCACATCCTGGGACGAGGGCTCAACCTGTCCGGAGCACGGGTGCTGGACGCGGGGGACTCGGACCACTGCCCCGTCGCGGCCCACTTCGACTTCGCGCCCTGA
- a CDS encoding NADPH-dependent F420 reductase, whose protein sequence is MKIAILGTGVVGETLGTKLVELGHEVRMGSRTANHEKAVAWTRKAGARASQGTFADAAAFGELLFNCTAGTASLEALKLAGAEHLKGKVLVDVANPLDFSKGFPPTLSICNTDSLGEQLQRAFPDVKVVKSLNTVAADVMVNPGLLPAPTDIFVAGNDAGAKKQVTQVLTEGFGWKRVVDLGDITTSRGTESYLFLWLRLYQALGTPHFNVQLVRA, encoded by the coding sequence ATGAAAATCGCAATCCTGGGCACCGGAGTGGTGGGCGAGACGCTGGGCACGAAGCTGGTGGAGCTGGGCCACGAGGTGCGCATGGGCTCGCGCACGGCGAACCACGAGAAGGCGGTGGCCTGGACGCGCAAGGCGGGCGCCAGGGCCTCGCAGGGCACCTTCGCCGACGCGGCGGCCTTCGGGGAGCTGCTCTTCAACTGCACCGCGGGCACGGCCTCCCTGGAGGCGCTGAAGCTGGCGGGCGCGGAGCACCTGAAGGGCAAGGTGCTGGTGGACGTGGCCAACCCGCTCGACTTCTCCAAGGGCTTTCCCCCCACCCTGTCCATCTGCAACACGGACTCGCTGGGCGAGCAGCTCCAGCGCGCCTTCCCGGACGTGAAGGTGGTCAAGAGCCTCAACACCGTCGCGGCCGACGTCATGGTGAACCCGGGCCTGCTGCCCGCGCCGACGGACATCTTCGTCGCCGGCAACGACGCGGGCGCGAAGAAGCAGGTGACGCAGGTCCTCACGGAGGGGTTCGGCTGGAAGCGCGTCGTCGACCTGGGGGACATCACCACGTCGCGTGGCACGGAGAGCTACCTGTTCCTGTGGCTCCGGCTCTACCAGGCGCTCGGCACCCCCCACTTCAACGTGCAGCTCGTCCGGGCCTGA
- a CDS encoding patatin-like phospholipase family protein, translating into MTDRPATLVLSGGGAKGSFQVGAERVLREVHGFRWERVFGVSVGALNASLLAQQAYRELNDIWLNIREADVYRKFAWPVIALRLGLLRKLGLYDGTPLRDFIQRKVAGRPFVVPAHVGRVSLVSGQYELVPSDSKDFLEAVWHSATMPIIWEPIGPNAIVDGGLRNNTPLGDALEFGPTEIVVIACASPKLEAAKPPVNLLDVVKRGLVDITLNEILLNDVEAFVRINDIVRQAYDEGLTLRRPDGVPYRYCRITVIEPAKPLGDTLDFSPEMVRMRMRHGEEMARSAMRPTGVGPGEVMPPQVGPFAVPPLHA; encoded by the coding sequence ATGACGGACCGTCCCGCAACGCTCGTGCTCTCCGGTGGTGGCGCCAAGGGTTCCTTCCAGGTGGGCGCGGAGCGCGTCCTGCGCGAGGTCCACGGCTTCCGTTGGGAGCGCGTCTTCGGTGTCTCCGTGGGAGCGCTCAACGCCTCGCTCCTGGCACAGCAGGCGTACCGGGAACTGAACGACATCTGGCTGAACATCCGCGAGGCCGACGTGTACCGGAAGTTCGCCTGGCCCGTCATCGCGCTCCGGCTGGGCCTGCTCCGCAAGCTCGGGCTGTATGACGGCACGCCGCTGCGGGACTTCATCCAGCGGAAGGTCGCTGGACGCCCGTTCGTCGTTCCCGCCCATGTGGGCCGGGTGTCCCTGGTGTCCGGCCAGTACGAGCTGGTGCCCAGCGACTCGAAGGACTTCCTGGAGGCCGTGTGGCACAGCGCCACCATGCCCATCATCTGGGAGCCCATCGGCCCCAACGCCATCGTCGACGGCGGGCTGCGCAACAACACCCCGCTGGGAGACGCGCTGGAGTTCGGACCGACGGAAATCGTGGTCATCGCCTGTGCCTCGCCGAAGCTGGAGGCGGCGAAGCCCCCGGTCAACCTCCTGGATGTGGTCAAGCGCGGGCTCGTCGACATCACCCTCAACGAAATCCTCCTCAACGACGTGGAGGCCTTCGTCCGCATCAACGACATCGTCCGGCAGGCGTACGACGAGGGCCTGACGTTGCGGAGGCCGGACGGCGTGCCCTACCGCTACTGCCGCATCACCGTCATCGAGCCGGCGAAGCCCCTGGGGGACACGCTCGACTTCTCGCCGGAGATGGTCCGCATGCGCATGCGGCATGGCGAGGAGATGGCCCGCTCCGCCATGCGGCCCACAGGTGTGGGCCCGGGCGAGGTCATGCCGCCGCAGGTGGGGCCCTTCGCGGTGCCCCCGCTCCACGCGTAG